A single genomic interval of Pseudokineococcus lusitanus harbors:
- a CDS encoding YkvA family protein: MSARTHHRGAWRALAAALMGARRAGDPGLREQLTALPRLVTAVVRGRYTGTTTSRLALMALAVGYVVSPVDLVPEAVFLLAGLVDDALVLTWLAGAVVDETTAFLRWEKAGRPAADGPEGAGTDRAAEPGRETVQGSVVV, from the coding sequence TTGTCCGCACGCACCCACCACCGCGGCGCCTGGCGCGCGCTGGCGGCCGCGCTCATGGGCGCCCGCCGGGCCGGCGACCCCGGCCTGCGCGAGCAGCTCACCGCCCTCCCGCGGCTCGTCACCGCCGTGGTGCGCGGCCGCTACACCGGCACGACGACGAGCCGGCTCGCGCTCATGGCGCTCGCCGTCGGCTACGTCGTCTCGCCCGTCGACCTCGTCCCCGAGGCGGTCTTCCTCCTCGCGGGCCTCGTCGACGACGCGCTCGTCCTCACGTGGCTCGCCGGCGCGGTCGTCGACGAGACCACCGCCTTCCTGCGCTGGGAGAAGGCGGGCCGCCCCGCCGCCGACGGCCCCGAGGGCGCCGGCACGGACCGCGCCGCCGAGCCCGGTCGCGAGACCGTCCAGGGCAGCGTCGTCGTCTGA
- a CDS encoding CTP synthase: MTGGVASSLGKGLTASSLGRLLRARGLRVSMQKLDPYLNVDPGTMNPFQHGEVFVTDDGAETDLDIGHYERFLDVDLDAAANVTTGQVYSEVIAKERRGEYLGDTVQVIPHITDEIKARMRAKAQPGPDGEPVPDVIITEVGGTVGDIESLPFLEAARQVRRDVGRDNVFFVHVSLVPYIGPSGELKTKPTQHSVAALRNIGIQPDALVCRSDRPIPEGIKRKIAASCDVDEAAVANAVDAPSIYDIPKVLHAEGLDAYIVQRLALPFRDVDWTEWDRLLQRVHAPRHTVTVGLVGKYVDLPDAYLSVTEALRAGGFDADARVVLRWVPSDDCTTPDGARRALSGVDAVCVPGGFGVRGIEGKLGALTWARATKVPTLGLCLGLQCMVIEHARTVAGLEGASSSEFDPQTPHPVVATMEEQKAFVEGAGDLGGTMRLGLYPAALTPGSVVAEVYGSELVHERHRHRYEVSNDYREQLEASGLVVSGQSPDRALVEFVELPRDVHPFYVGTQAHPEFRSRPTRAHPLFAGLVRAAVARQREERLVEVDEVLA, translated from the coding sequence GTGACCGGGGGTGTCGCCTCCTCCCTCGGGAAGGGGCTGACCGCCTCCAGCCTGGGGCGGCTGCTCCGGGCGCGCGGGCTGCGGGTGTCGATGCAGAAGCTCGACCCGTACCTCAACGTCGACCCCGGCACGATGAACCCGTTCCAGCACGGCGAGGTCTTCGTCACCGACGACGGCGCCGAGACGGACCTCGACATCGGCCACTACGAGCGCTTCCTCGACGTCGACCTCGACGCGGCGGCCAACGTCACGACCGGCCAGGTCTACTCCGAGGTCATCGCCAAGGAGCGGCGCGGCGAGTACCTCGGCGACACCGTCCAGGTCATCCCGCACATCACCGACGAGATCAAGGCCCGGATGCGCGCCAAGGCGCAGCCCGGCCCCGACGGCGAGCCGGTGCCGGACGTCATCATCACCGAGGTCGGCGGCACCGTCGGCGACATCGAGTCGCTGCCCTTCCTCGAGGCCGCGCGGCAGGTCCGCCGCGACGTCGGCCGCGACAACGTCTTCTTCGTCCACGTCTCGCTCGTGCCCTACATCGGCCCCAGCGGCGAGCTGAAGACCAAGCCGACGCAGCACTCCGTCGCCGCGCTGCGCAACATCGGCATCCAGCCGGACGCGCTCGTGTGCCGCTCGGACCGGCCGATCCCCGAGGGCATCAAGCGCAAGATCGCCGCGAGCTGCGACGTCGACGAGGCCGCCGTGGCCAACGCCGTCGACGCCCCCTCGATCTACGACATCCCCAAGGTGCTCCACGCCGAGGGCCTCGACGCCTACATCGTCCAGCGCCTGGCCCTGCCCTTCCGCGACGTCGACTGGACCGAGTGGGACCGGCTGCTGCAGCGCGTCCACGCCCCCCGCCACACGGTCACCGTCGGCCTCGTCGGCAAGTACGTCGACCTGCCCGACGCGTACCTCTCGGTCACCGAGGCGCTGCGGGCCGGCGGCTTCGACGCCGACGCCCGCGTCGTCCTGCGCTGGGTCCCCTCCGACGACTGCACCACCCCCGACGGCGCCCGCCGGGCGCTCTCGGGCGTCGACGCGGTCTGCGTGCCGGGCGGCTTCGGCGTCCGCGGCATCGAGGGCAAGCTCGGCGCCCTCACGTGGGCCCGCGCGACGAAGGTGCCCACCCTCGGCCTGTGCCTCGGGCTGCAGTGCATGGTCATCGAGCACGCGCGCACCGTCGCCGGGCTCGAGGGCGCGTCGAGCTCGGAGTTCGACCCGCAGACCCCGCACCCCGTCGTCGCGACCATGGAGGAGCAGAAGGCCTTCGTCGAGGGCGCCGGCGACCTCGGCGGGACGATGCGCCTCGGCCTGTACCCCGCCGCCCTCACGCCCGGCTCGGTCGTCGCGGAGGTCTACGGCAGCGAGCTCGTCCACGAGCGGCACCGCCACCGCTACGAGGTGAGCAACGACTACCGCGAGCAGCTCGAGGCCTCCGGCCTCGTCGTCTCCGGGCAGTCGCCGGACCGCGCGCTCGTCGAGTTCGTCGAGCTCCCGCGCGACGTCCACCCGTTCTACGTGGGGACGCAGGCGCACCCGGAGTTCCGCAGCCGCCCGACCCGGGCGCACCCCCTCTTCGCGGGCCTCGTCCGCGCGGCCGTGGCCCGGCAGCGCGAGGAGCGCCTCGTCGAGGTCGACGAGGTCCTCGCGTGA
- a CDS encoding DUF4192 domain-containing protein, whose product MTTSPAPRRDDTTTSRRRRGRPCPTAAEGARSRPRTAPLLPPQVRAPEVLRVGDPRDLVALVPHQLGFVPARSLVLVSLRGPRRRVGLVSRVDLPALADRERALLALRQVPADLVDLLGRLVDHAVDLAVRDGASAVVAVVYDDAVPADLLGGGHPGGPDPRDLSLAGLVDVLVAGACVGRGLRLGDAWWVDGDRLRRLGCRDACCPPEGEPLAALDGSLAAVEMVARGSAPLRSRDALLDDLRPAAADAREEAVRAAATARRRTRRAEGDPARAARLRADALASFRGAVEVERLAAPPGGDAPGRRGPAEDLHDPVLLGRVGAALADPWVRDAVLVSCLAGAGDVPERVAAEGPDERAEALLEAVVGRPAGAAVPDPALVAAAEGVLAAVVRHLPDRVGAHALGALAWTAWWSGDGARAVACAERALEVRPAVPMARLVLDLVDAGAVPAWVRARRQDDEEAPAG is encoded by the coding sequence ATGACGACCTCACCCGCCCCCCGCCGCGACGACACGACCACCTCGCGCCGTCGCCGCGGCCGCCCGTGCCCCACCGCCGCCGAGGGGGCGAGGAGCCGGCCGCGGACGGCGCCCCTCCTGCCCCCGCAGGTGCGCGCCCCCGAGGTGCTCCGCGTGGGCGACCCGCGCGACCTCGTGGCCCTCGTGCCGCACCAGCTGGGCTTCGTCCCGGCGCGCAGCCTCGTCCTCGTGAGCCTGCGGGGACCCCGCCGGCGCGTGGGCCTCGTCTCGCGGGTCGACCTGCCCGCCCTCGCCGACCGGGAGCGGGCGCTGCTGGCGCTCCGGCAGGTGCCCGCCGACCTCGTCGACCTGCTGGGGCGCCTCGTGGACCACGCGGTCGACCTCGCCGTGCGCGACGGCGCGTCCGCCGTCGTCGCGGTCGTCTACGACGACGCCGTGCCCGCCGACCTGCTGGGCGGCGGCCACCCCGGGGGCCCGGACCCGCGGGACCTGTCGCTCGCGGGCCTCGTCGACGTCCTCGTCGCCGGGGCCTGCGTCGGCCGCGGCCTGCGGCTCGGCGACGCGTGGTGGGTCGACGGGGACCGCCTGCGCCGCCTCGGCTGCCGGGACGCGTGCTGCCCGCCGGAGGGAGAGCCCCTCGCCGCCCTCGACGGCAGCCTCGCCGCCGTCGAGATGGTCGCCCGTGGGTCCGCGCCGCTGCGGTCGCGGGACGCCCTGCTCGACGACCTGCGGCCCGCGGCCGCCGACGCGCGCGAGGAGGCGGTCCGGGCCGCCGCGACGGCCCGGCGCCGCACGCGCCGCGCCGAGGGCGACCCGGCCCGCGCCGCCCGGCTCCGCGCGGACGCGCTGGCGTCCTTCCGCGGTGCCGTCGAGGTCGAGCGGCTGGCCGCTCCGCCCGGCGGGGACGCGCCCGGCCGTCGCGGGCCGGCGGAGGACCTCCACGACCCCGTGCTGCTCGGCCGGGTCGGCGCGGCCCTGGCCGACCCGTGGGTGCGCGACGCCGTCCTCGTCAGCTGCCTCGCGGGGGCGGGCGACGTGCCGGAGCGGGTGGCGGCCGAGGGCCCCGACGAGCGCGCGGAGGCGCTGCTCGAGGCGGTCGTCGGCCGGCCGGCGGGCGCCGCGGTCCCGGACCCGGCGCTCGTGGCCGCCGCGGAGGGGGTGCTCGCGGCCGTCGTGCGGCACCTGCCCGACCGGGTGGGCGCCCACGCCCTCGGGGCGCTCGCGTGGACGGCGTGGTGGTCCGGCGACGGCGCCCGCGCGGTCGCCTGCGCCGAGCGCGCGCTCGAGGTCCGGCCCGCCGTGCCGATGGCGCGGCTCGTCCTCGACCTCGTCGACGCGGGGGCGGTCCCCGCCTGGGTGCGGGCCCGCCGGCAGGACGACGAGGAGGCGCCCGCGGGCTGA
- a CDS encoding NUDIX hydrolase, translated as MRRETVFEGAVWDVATDTVDLGGGDGPVRRDLVVHPGAVGVLALDADDRVLLLRQYRHPVRHELWEVPAGLLDVDGEDPAAAAARELREEADLVAGRLDTLVEWFSTPGGSDEALRVYLARDLSVVDEADRFAREHEEAQMVARWVPLDDARDAVLAGRVHNPTAVVAVLAAVAARAAGWTTLRPADAPWPAFTERRPA; from the coding sequence CTGCGCCGGGAGACGGTCTTCGAGGGCGCGGTGTGGGACGTCGCCACGGACACCGTCGACCTCGGCGGGGGCGACGGGCCCGTGCGCCGGGACCTCGTCGTCCACCCGGGCGCCGTCGGCGTGCTCGCCCTCGACGCGGACGACCGCGTCCTGCTCCTGCGCCAGTACCGCCACCCGGTGCGGCACGAGCTGTGGGAGGTGCCGGCCGGCCTCCTCGACGTCGACGGCGAGGACCCCGCGGCGGCCGCCGCGCGCGAGCTGCGCGAGGAGGCCGACCTCGTCGCCGGCCGCCTCGACACCCTCGTCGAGTGGTTCAGCACGCCCGGCGGCTCCGACGAGGCGCTGCGCGTCTACCTGGCGCGGGACCTGTCCGTCGTCGACGAGGCCGACCGCTTCGCGCGCGAGCACGAGGAGGCGCAGATGGTGGCGCGGTGGGTGCCGCTGGACGACGCGCGCGACGCCGTCCTCGCGGGCCGGGTGCACAACCCGACCGCCGTCGTGGCCGTCCTCGCCGCGGTCGCGGCCCGGGCCGCCGGGTGGACGACGCTGCGTCCCGCCGACGCCCCCTGGCCGGCGTTCACCGAGCGCCGCCCGGCCTGA
- a CDS encoding universal stress protein — translation MTVVVGYVPTREGRAALAAGLAEAARRRSRVVVVDNRRADPDDPDPVATSTRALEELRPEVEAALGADAPAHELRALTPGAEPSADLLRVAIDEGAALVVIGLRRRTPVGKLVLGSGAQRILFDAPCPVLAVKPV, via the coding sequence ATGACCGTGGTCGTCGGGTACGTGCCGACCCGCGAGGGGCGCGCCGCCCTCGCCGCAGGGCTCGCGGAGGCCGCGCGCCGGCGCTCCCGCGTCGTCGTCGTCGACAACCGGCGGGCCGACCCGGACGACCCGGACCCGGTCGCCACGAGCACCCGCGCCCTCGAGGAGCTGCGGCCCGAGGTCGAGGCCGCGCTCGGCGCTGACGCCCCCGCCCACGAGCTGCGCGCCCTCACGCCCGGGGCCGAGCCGTCGGCCGACCTCCTCCGCGTCGCGATCGACGAGGGCGCCGCCCTCGTCGTCATCGGCCTGCGGCGCCGCACCCCCGTGGGCAAGCTCGTGCTGGGCTCCGGCGCCCAGCGGATCCTCTTCGACGCCCCCTGCCCCGTCCTCGCGGTCAAGCCCGTCTGA
- the metX gene encoding homoserine O-acetyltransferase MetX: MPPVPASRAARPAPPASGAWRPGDPVGSRRFARVGAVALEGGDVLPDVVVAYETWGEMADDRSNVVLVCHALTGDSHVAGPAGPGHPTPGWWDELVGPGRALDTDRWCVVAANVLGGCQGTTGPSSPAPDGRPWGSRFPAVSVRDQVAVEAALADALGVPAWALVVGGSMGGMRALEWGVTHPGRVRRLLVLAACAASGADQIAWAAAQLAAVEGDPGYAGGDYHDAPDGAGPHTGLGVARRVAHATYRAAPELEARFGRTAQPGEDPARGGRYAVESYLDHHADKLVRRFDAGSYVALTRAMNGHDVGRGRGGTGAALAAVTATTAVVAISSDRLYPVALGEELVAGLPGTPALHVVDSPAGHDGFLTEHAAVAAVVRDLLGRPGGPVDG; the protein is encoded by the coding sequence GTGCCGCCGGTCCCGGCGTCCCGGGCCGCCCGTCCCGCGCCGCCCGCCTCGGGCGCGTGGCGCCCCGGCGACCCGGTCGGCTCCCGCCGCTTCGCGCGGGTCGGCGCCGTCGCGCTGGAGGGCGGAGACGTGCTCCCCGACGTCGTCGTGGCCTACGAGACGTGGGGCGAGATGGCCGACGACCGGTCGAACGTCGTCCTCGTCTGCCACGCGCTGACGGGGGACAGCCACGTCGCGGGGCCCGCCGGGCCCGGTCACCCCACCCCGGGCTGGTGGGACGAGCTCGTCGGCCCGGGCCGGGCCCTCGACACCGACCGCTGGTGCGTCGTGGCGGCCAACGTCCTCGGCGGCTGCCAGGGCACGACCGGTCCGTCGTCGCCCGCGCCCGACGGCCGGCCGTGGGGGAGCCGGTTCCCGGCCGTCTCCGTCCGCGACCAGGTCGCCGTCGAGGCGGCGCTCGCCGACGCGCTGGGCGTGCCGGCGTGGGCGCTCGTCGTCGGCGGGTCGATGGGGGGCATGCGCGCCCTCGAGTGGGGCGTCACGCACCCCGGCCGGGTCCGCCGGCTGCTCGTGCTGGCCGCCTGCGCGGCGAGCGGCGCCGACCAGATCGCCTGGGCCGCGGCCCAGCTGGCCGCCGTCGAGGGCGACCCGGGCTACGCCGGGGGCGACTACCACGACGCGCCCGACGGCGCGGGGCCCCACACGGGCCTCGGCGTCGCCCGCCGCGTCGCGCACGCCACGTACCGCGCGGCGCCCGAGCTCGAGGCCCGCTTCGGGCGGACGGCGCAGCCGGGGGAGGACCCCGCCCGGGGCGGCCGCTACGCGGTCGAGTCCTACCTCGACCACCACGCCGACAAGCTCGTGCGGCGCTTCGACGCGGGCTCGTACGTCGCCCTCACCCGGGCGATGAACGGCCACGACGTCGGCCGGGGCCGCGGCGGGACCGGCGCCGCGCTGGCCGCGGTCACCGCCACGACGGCGGTCGTGGCCATCTCCTCGGACCGGCTCTACCCGGTGGCGCTCGGCGAGGAGCTCGTGGCGGGCCTGCCCGGCACGCCCGCCCTCCACGTCGTCGACTCGCCCGCGGGCCACGACGGCTTCCTCACCGAGCACGCGGCGGTCGCGGCCGTCGTGCGCGACCTGCTCGGCCGTCCCGGGGGGCCCGTCGACGGCTGA
- a CDS encoding ATP-dependent DNA ligase, which produces MLLAALAARLEEVAATSSRREKAEVLAGLLRQAGPAELPVLVRYLEGELPQRRTGLGWRSLAGGPPPAAAATLEVLDVDAAMAAAAAEQGPGSTGRRRGHLLDLMGRATAAEQHLVAGLVSGELRQGAQRGVLVEALAGAAGVPAAVVRRALTLSGDVVEVAVAALGADGPAAARAALEAVRLEVGRPVSPMLAASAPDVPAALARTGAAVVEWKLDGVRVQVHRDEGPDGSPRVRVWTRTLEEVTGSLPEVVAAVAALPARTLVLDGEVLLLRPADDADEADDADDADDGVPAWQRRRPAPFQETSSRVATRGARAVAVAAAGAGAGDELPAEQPAPAGAVPGPAVRTSPDAGDGDGDPSPLQLVLFDVLHRDGEDLLDAPLRRRREVLLDLAPHLAVPGAAAAPRADGDEDGDDPSAPAAALAREALARGHEGVVVKGAGSPYAAGRRGAAWVKVKPRLTLDLVVLAVERGSGRRRGQLSNLWLGARDPEGRFGPPGGAVMLGKTFKGLTDAMLAWQTEHLRALAVPDADGREDGYVVHVRPELVVEIALDGVQTSPRYPAGLALRFARVVAHRPDKPAAEADTVAAVEALHAAARGLPDPGRDPDEA; this is translated from the coding sequence ATGCTGCTCGCCGCGCTCGCCGCCCGCCTCGAGGAGGTCGCCGCCACGTCGTCGCGGCGGGAGAAGGCGGAGGTCCTCGCCGGGCTGCTGCGGCAGGCGGGGCCCGCCGAGCTGCCGGTCCTCGTGCGCTACCTCGAGGGCGAGCTGCCCCAGCGGCGCACCGGCCTCGGCTGGCGCTCGCTCGCCGGCGGCCCGCCGCCGGCCGCCGCGGCCACGCTCGAGGTGCTCGACGTCGACGCGGCCATGGCGGCCGCGGCCGCCGAGCAGGGGCCGGGCTCCACCGGACGGCGCCGGGGCCACCTCCTCGACCTCATGGGCCGGGCCACGGCGGCCGAGCAGCACCTCGTCGCCGGCCTCGTCTCCGGCGAGCTGCGGCAGGGCGCCCAGCGGGGCGTGCTCGTCGAGGCGCTGGCCGGGGCCGCCGGGGTGCCGGCCGCCGTCGTGCGCCGTGCCCTCACCCTGAGCGGCGACGTCGTGGAGGTGGCCGTCGCGGCGCTGGGCGCCGACGGTCCCGCCGCCGCCCGGGCGGCGCTCGAGGCGGTCCGGCTCGAGGTGGGCCGCCCCGTCTCCCCCATGCTCGCCGCGAGCGCGCCCGACGTGCCGGCGGCCCTCGCCCGGACGGGGGCCGCCGTCGTGGAGTGGAAGCTCGACGGGGTCCGCGTGCAGGTGCACCGGGACGAGGGCCCGGACGGCTCGCCGCGCGTCCGCGTCTGGACGCGCACGCTCGAGGAGGTCACGGGCTCGCTGCCCGAGGTCGTCGCCGCGGTCGCGGCGCTGCCGGCGCGCACGCTCGTCCTCGACGGCGAGGTGCTGCTCCTGCGCCCGGCGGACGACGCGGACGAGGCGGACGACGCGGACGACGCGGACGACGGCGTGCCCGCGTGGCAGCGACGACGCCCCGCACCCTTCCAGGAGACGTCGAGCCGGGTCGCCACCCGCGGGGCCCGCGCCGTCGCGGTCGCCGCGGCCGGGGCCGGGGCCGGCGACGAGCTCCCGGCGGAGCAGCCCGCCCCCGCCGGCGCCGTGCCCGGCCCGGCGGTGCGGACGTCCCCCGACGCCGGAGACGGCGACGGCGACCCCTCGCCGCTGCAGCTGGTGCTCTTCGACGTCCTCCACCGGGACGGCGAGGACCTGCTCGACGCCCCGCTCCGGCGACGGCGGGAGGTGCTGCTCGACCTCGCGCCGCACCTCGCCGTGCCCGGGGCGGCCGCGGCCCCCCGCGCCGACGGGGACGAGGACGGCGACGACCCGTCGGCGCCGGCGGCGGCGCTCGCGCGCGAGGCCCTGGCCCGCGGGCACGAGGGCGTCGTCGTCAAGGGCGCCGGCTCCCCCTACGCCGCCGGCCGGCGCGGCGCCGCCTGGGTCAAGGTGAAGCCGCGGCTGACGCTGGACCTCGTCGTCCTGGCCGTGGAGCGGGGCTCGGGCCGTCGGCGGGGGCAGCTGTCCAACCTCTGGCTCGGGGCGCGCGACCCCGAGGGGCGCTTCGGCCCGCCCGGCGGCGCCGTCATGCTCGGCAAGACCTTCAAGGGCCTCACCGACGCGATGCTCGCCTGGCAGACCGAGCACCTGCGGGCGCTGGCCGTGCCCGACGCCGACGGCCGGGAGGACGGCTACGTCGTCCACGTCCGGCCGGAGCTCGTCGTGGAGATCGCCCTCGACGGCGTCCAGACGTCGCCCCGCTACCCCGCCGGCCTGGCCCTGCGCTTCGCCCGCGTCGTCGCCCACCGGCCCGACAAGCCCGCGGCGGAGGCGGACACCGTCGCGGCCGTGGAGGCCCTGCACGCGGCGGCGCGCGGGCTCCCCGACCCGGGCCGGGACCCGGACGAGGCGTGA
- a CDS encoding DNA polymerase, with the protein MSAAPGALLAVVRGPAGLGLADGERAWAVPAAGPAAAARVLADLERERSPRWVWWSAREVLGPLAGHGGRDDRPPHLARAWDVAAVHRLVAGGGDDGPAAARAVACGLAPSAAPSPGQLDLGGDGGVPDGDGDDPVRPDGHLRPEWVDGSWADTPGRAARWAAAALGTAGLQRERLVATAGEHAVVTAWSESAAAVLAVELEASGVPFDVAAARRAVEAVVGPLPEDEAGAARSRAARDAPLQRLLGPGPTGAPVDLRSPAQVLDALARAGLDLPDTRSWRLERLAEEPGAPAVLRSLVAWRQAERLAVAHGPRWLAEHVAGGRLRAAWSASDGGAGRMTASAGVHSIPRELRDAVRAEPGHLLVRADLGQVEPRVLAVVSGDPALARDAAEDDLYAPVAARLRVARDVAKVAVLAAMYGQTSGAAGATMAAMERSYPRAVAMLVDAARRGAAGEDVRTAGGRLVRVPAVEEVPVEAGPAALERYRARLAGRGRFARNAVVQGSAAELFKAWAATVRARLAADGSGAVVLCLHDELLLHVREEDADAVAAGVVADLGTSAARWCRAVGGPPVRFTADVAVVDRWSRAKG; encoded by the coding sequence GTGAGCGCGGCCCCCGGTGCGCTGCTCGCGGTCGTCCGCGGGCCCGCGGGGCTCGGGCTCGCCGACGGCGAGCGCGCGTGGGCCGTGCCCGCCGCGGGGCCGGCGGCGGCGGCGCGGGTGCTGGCCGACCTCGAGCGCGAGCGCTCGCCCCGCTGGGTGTGGTGGTCGGCCCGCGAGGTCCTGGGACCGCTGGCCGGCCACGGCGGCCGCGACGACCGGCCCCCGCACCTCGCCCGCGCGTGGGACGTCGCGGCCGTCCACCGGCTCGTCGCGGGCGGCGGGGACGACGGCCCCGCCGCGGCCCGCGCCGTGGCCTGCGGGCTCGCCCCGTCCGCCGCCCCGTCGCCCGGGCAGCTGGACCTCGGCGGCGACGGCGGCGTCCCCGACGGCGACGGCGACGACCCGGTCCGCCCCGACGGGCACCTGCGGCCGGAGTGGGTGGACGGCTCCTGGGCCGACACGCCGGGCCGCGCCGCCCGCTGGGCCGCGGCCGCCCTCGGCACCGCGGGGCTGCAGCGCGAGCGCCTCGTCGCGACGGCGGGCGAGCACGCCGTCGTGACGGCGTGGTCGGAGTCCGCGGCCGCCGTGCTCGCCGTCGAGCTGGAGGCGTCCGGCGTGCCCTTCGACGTCGCGGCGGCGCGGCGGGCGGTCGAGGCCGTCGTCGGGCCCCTGCCCGAGGACGAGGCCGGCGCCGCCCGGTCCCGCGCCGCGCGCGACGCGCCGCTGCAGCGGCTGCTCGGCCCGGGGCCGACCGGGGCGCCCGTCGACCTGCGCAGCCCGGCCCAGGTCCTCGACGCCCTCGCCCGCGCCGGCCTGGACCTGCCGGACACGCGCTCGTGGCGGTTGGAGCGCCTCGCCGAGGAGCCCGGCGCCCCGGCGGTGCTGCGGTCCCTCGTCGCGTGGCGGCAGGCGGAGCGCCTCGCCGTCGCCCACGGGCCGCGCTGGCTCGCCGAGCACGTCGCGGGCGGACGGCTGCGCGCGGCGTGGTCCGCGAGCGACGGCGGGGCCGGCCGGATGACGGCGTCGGCGGGCGTCCACAGCATCCCGCGCGAGCTCCGCGACGCCGTCCGCGCGGAGCCCGGCCACCTCCTCGTCCGCGCCGACCTCGGCCAGGTCGAGCCGCGCGTCCTCGCCGTCGTCTCCGGCGACCCGGCGCTGGCCCGCGACGCGGCCGAGGACGACCTCTACGCCCCCGTCGCGGCCCGCCTGCGGGTGGCGCGCGACGTCGCGAAGGTCGCCGTCCTCGCCGCCATGTACGGGCAGACGAGCGGGGCGGCCGGCGCCACGATGGCCGCGATGGAGCGCAGCTACCCGCGCGCCGTCGCGATGCTCGTCGACGCGGCGCGCCGCGGCGCCGCGGGCGAGGACGTGCGGACGGCCGGCGGGCGTCTCGTGCGCGTCCCGGCCGTCGAGGAGGTGCCCGTCGAGGCCGGGCCCGCCGCGCTGGAGCGCTACCGGGCGCGGCTGGCCGGGCGCGGGCGCTTCGCCCGCAACGCCGTCGTGCAGGGCTCCGCGGCCGAGCTCTTCAAGGCGTGGGCCGCCACGGTGCGGGCCCGGCTCGCCGCGGACGGCAGCGGGGCCGTCGTCCTGTGCCTGCACGACGAGCTGCTGCTGCACGTGCGCGAGGAGGACGCGGACGCCGTCGCCGCGGGCGTCGTCGCCGACCTGGGGACCTCCGCCGCCCGGTGGTGCCGGGCCGTCGGCGGGCCGCCGGTGCGCTTCACGGCCGACGTGGCCGTCGTCGACCGCTGGTCGCGGGCGAAGGGCTGA
- a CDS encoding NUDIX domain-containing protein yields MGDGDGWVTAAGGVRRWGRHGAAGLLLVNDGSGDDGAEGPAGSRVLLQLRAGWTHLGGTWGLPGGAVDSHEDADAGALREAHEETGLDPAAVEVLGRRVTADLGVWRYTVVLGRRRRGAPPQAPHAATAESDDVRWVALDDVGALPLHPGLVGTWAGLRAWVERSTSAPPA; encoded by the coding sequence GTGGGCGACGGCGACGGGTGGGTGACCGCCGCGGGCGGGGTGCGGCGCTGGGGCCGCCACGGCGCCGCCGGGCTCCTGCTCGTCAACGACGGCTCGGGCGACGACGGCGCCGAGGGGCCGGCGGGCTCCCGGGTCCTGCTGCAGCTGCGCGCCGGGTGGACCCACCTCGGCGGCACGTGGGGGCTGCCCGGCGGCGCCGTCGACAGCCACGAGGACGCCGACGCCGGCGCGCTGCGCGAGGCCCACGAGGAGACCGGGCTCGACCCGGCCGCCGTCGAGGTCCTCGGCCGGCGCGTCACCGCGGACCTCGGCGTCTGGCGCTACACGGTCGTCCTGGGCCGCCGTCGCCGCGGCGCCCCGCCGCAGGCGCCGCACGCGGCCACGGCGGAGTCCGACGACGTCCGCTGGGTCGCCCTCGACGACGTCGGCGCCCTGCCGCTGCACCCCGGGCTCGTCGGCACGTGGGCCGGCCTGCGGGCGTGGGTCGAGCGGTCCACGTCCGCCCCGCCCGCCTGA